In Sphaeramia orbicularis chromosome 10, fSphaOr1.1, whole genome shotgun sequence, the following proteins share a genomic window:
- the tmem271 gene encoding transmembrane protein 271 — MKLSGKGLCTVLSGSLLFVCALSQVAVGFRCVSLGSTVKGHFHLGAAAGAFYSGLLVGVGQVLLGSALLCCADKPGCRNFFLLGVVVFLLGVLTAFSGAVVDGDTAALVDRKYSHYCFHSTVMIVNPACEQLRDYQRTLVMSTVLCTLECVLGLINLVVIKRYKTEQFSRSRQCQRMRRGGRRRERGAIILSEERDCSLLADFQPVSYINLGVFNVLDETGAEVQRGGHPSIELPGYSPSDPELNHCFPFSYPLPSELPPAYEDIFPAEACNT; from the coding sequence ATGAAGTTGAGTGGGAAAGGACTGTGCACCGTGCTGTCCGGCTCCCTCCTCTTCGTGTGCGCCCTCAGCCAAGTTGCGGTTGGATTCAGATGCGTGTCTCTGGGATCTACGGTGAAAGGGCATTTCCACCTCGGAGCCGCGGCCGGGGCTTTCTATTCGGGTCTGCTGGTGGGGGTCGGCCAGGTCCTGCTGGGGTCCGCGCTCCTCTGCTGCGCGGACAAACCCGGCTGCAGGAATTTCTTTCTCCTGGGGGTTGTGGTCTTCTTGTTGGGGGTCCTCACTGCCTTCTCCGGCGCGGTGGTGGACGGGGACACGGCTGCCCTGGTGGACAGGAAATATTCCCACTACTGCTTCCACTCCACGGTGATGATTGTGAACCCTGCGTGCGAACAGCTGAGGGATTACCAGCGCACTCTGGTCATGTCCACGGTCCTGTGCACCCTGGAGTGCGTCCTGGGGCTCATCAACCTGGTGGTCATCAAAAGGTACAAAACGGAGCAGTTTTCACGGAGTAGACAGTGTCAGAGGATGAGgaggggggggaggaggagagagaggggggcCATCATCCTCAGTGAGGAGCGGGACTGCTCCTTATTGGCGGATTTCCAGCCGGTGTCTTACATCAACCTTGGGGTTTTTAACGTGTTGGATGAGACAGGCGCAGAAGTGCAACGCGGGGGACACCCGTCCATCGAGCTGCCGGGGTACTCCCCCTCGGACCCGGAGCTCAACCACTGCTTCCCCTTCTCTTACCCCCTCCCCAGTGAACTGCCGCCCGCATACGAGGACATCTTCCCCGCTGAGGCATGCAACACATAG